In Zonotrichia albicollis isolate bZonAlb1 chromosome 5, bZonAlb1.hap1, whole genome shotgun sequence, the genomic window GCAGTCCCCCTTCCTCCCTGGAGTTTTATGCAGTTACAATGACTGCAGCTATTTCACAAAAGCACCGACACGACAGGGGAAGGTGGGAATCTGCGAAACGAGTTTCCTTACCAGCTTGATTCCGCAAAATgcagaatagaagaaaagaaaggcgAACAaacatttgctttaaaaaatcgTTGCTCGATTCACAGTCTATAGCGGacgtggggagggaaagggtaGGAGAAAATCACTACAGATCACGGGTTTGAGAAAGCCACAGAAGCAACACTCGGGCGTGAAATGAGGATCGGTTTTGAGGACAGAACTGGTGTTTTGTGATGAGCAGCTATCCCACTTGCAGCACTAGCAGCAGAGACAGAGGGTAAGACTGAGCTTTCTGGAGTGCAGCGCTTGACTcgtcctccctcctcctcctcctccctccctccctcccgccctccctctctctctcgctctctctctctctctctctgctctccctctttctctctccctctctttctgTGTGTATGTAGCGCAGgcggctctgctgctgcagcgcCAGGGAAGAGCTACCGAGAGAGGCTTCAGCAGCTCCCTCCACTTTGGGCAAACTTGCCGGTTTactgcttcttcttctttttttttttttttcttttttttttttttttttttccttacgaGTGGGAAGCTTCTCAATTGCCATTCAACATTTTAAAGCACAAGCCGCTCTGCCGTGAAAGCGTCTGATCCACACTTCTCTGAAAGACACAGGAGGGAATACACAATTGCAGATTTCACCCACTGTGGCGGTGCAGATCACAGGAAACAACTGACTGATACAATTTTATTTGCAAATAGaactctgtattttttttttttttaatcgcGTCGCGgctcttttcccctcccctttgcCATTCCGCTTTATATGGATGTAATTCAGAATCTGTGTTAATTCACATGGGGGATCCAGTTACATCTTGTTCCGCTCCGGGTATAATTACGAGAGACCAATAATCGCCTTTGGACACATAGTTTTGTTGCTAACCTTTGAACTGAAAGGATCAAGTTCAGATCTGGTTACCTGCATTGGGACGggaaggaagaggagagagagagagagagagagagagagagactgcAATCTCATTTGTGAATCGCTCTCAGTGCTGCAGATCCAGATTGCTTTAACACATGCAGTGCAAATGCAGGTaaggcacacacacaaactgcgGATGCAAAAACAAACTTGGGACTGTTGTGTGTCTATGTTCTTATCTCCAGCCTTGCAAATTCTGGGCAAACGGCTTCTGCAGTTTCTGTATCGTTGCTTTGTGACTAATGACCTTGCGCAgagttgttaaaaaaaaaaatccgcTCCGGAGAAAGAGCTGAACATTTTAAGCGATCTCTGAAGATGGATTTGGGTGCTTTTCTGCCAACCAAAGGGGATATTCTGTGGACTGCACTGTAATACTCGGGGTTCTCCTATCAGCTGTGCAGCTACCGACattattgggaattttttttttactttttttattttttttataagaaCTGCCCATTGCTAAGAGGATTTGGAGTTTTCCCGGACCCAAGCCCTTTGAATAAAGCaaatcacaatttttttttcccctgtgtgtgCAGAGAGGGGGAAGAATAAAGCTATTGCCTTGGTCGTAAACGgctgagagggagagagagagagagagagagagagagaaaagagagagagtgtGTGAATTGTAGTTAACTCTAGTGTTGAAGACGACGACCTGGGGGGCTTCGAATCGTACAGTACTGCTACTGCTTTTATTGCAAACCTTGCAAAGTGATTACAGTAAAatcagagaggaggaggagaagggggaggaggaggaaaatcccATCCTATCTACTGAGATGAatctttaaaaagcaaaatccaCTGTCCCGTGAACTGTAAGTATATCGGAACTGgaaggcagggagagcagcagaggagccagcagcagggtTTTGACCACCAATTGCACCAGTCATGAGACAATAAGTTTCCAGAAATAGAAGGATTTTATAACTGATCACCTGGACTCTCAGCCGCTCTGTTGGCTTACCAGGGGAGTTTATTGGGGGGCAGGTGGGAGTGAGAGGAAGGCGGGGGGGTTCGGTACgaggaagatgaggaagatGCGGACCCTCCTTCGCTTTgtgcattgctgctgctgctgcttcttgctcCTCCTGCCTCCGCCGCTCCGGGTCAGCCTCGCAGCGGCTAAGCAGCTCCTGAAGTACCGGCTGGCCGAGGAGGGACCCGCCGACATCCGCATCGGCAACGTGGCTGCCGACCTGGGCATCGTGACGGGCTCCGGAGAGGTGACATTCAGCCTGGAGTCGGGCTCCGACTATCTCAAGATCGATAACATGACCGGGGAGCTGAGCACCACAGAGCGGCGCATCGACCGCGAAAAGCTGCCGCAGTGCCAGATGATCTTCGACGAGAACGAGTGCTTCTTGGACTTCGAGGTGTCGGTCATCGGCCCCTCGCAGAGCTGGGTGGACCTGTTCGAGGGCCGGGTCATCATCCTGGACATCAACGACAACACCCCCACCTTCCCTTCCCCCGTTCTCACGCTCACCGTGGAGGAGAACCGGCCCGTGGGGACGCTCTACCTGCTCCCCACCGCCACCGACAGGGACTTCGGCCGCAACGGCATCGAGCGCTacgagctgctgcaggagcccgGCGGGGACGGCGgccggcgcggcggcggcggcggcggcggcgggggcggctcGGCCGCGGCGGCCCCCGAGAGCGCCCCCTTCGCCGGCGGCAGCAAGCGGCGGCAGGAGGCGGAGGCGGCGGCCCGCAGCAGCGTCTTCGAGCTGCAGGTGGCCGACACCCTGGACGGGGAGAAGCAGCCGCAGCTGATCGTCAAGGGGGCGCTGGACCGGGAGCAGCGCGACTCCTACGAGCTCAGCCTCCGCGTGCGGGACGGCGGCGACCCGGCGCGGTCCTCGCAGGCCATCCTGAGGGTGCTCATCACCGACGTGAACGACAACAGCCCCCGCTTCGAGAAGAGCGTCTACGAGGCGGACCTGGCGGAGAACAGCAGCCCCGGGACCCCCATCCTGCAGCTGCGAGCTACCGACCTGGACGTGGGGGTGAACGGGCAGATCGAGTATGTCTTCGGGGCGGCCACCGAGTCCGTCAGGCGCCTGCTGCGGCTGGACGAGACCTCGGGCTGGCTCAGCGTCTTGCACCGCATCGACCGGGAGGAGGTGAACCAGCTTCGCTTCACTGTCATGGCCCGAGACCGGGGCCAGCCCCCCAAGACGGACAAGGCCACTGTCGTGCTGAACATCCGGGATGAAAATGACAACGTGCCCACCATCGACATCCGGAAAATCGGGCGCATCCCGCTCCGGGACGGGGTGGCAAGTGTGGCCGAGGATGTGCTGGTGGACACCCCCATTGCCTTGGTGCAGGTGTCAGACAGGGACCAAGGTGAAAACGGTGTGGTGACCTGCACCGTGGTGGGCGatgtgcccttccagctcaaaCCGGCCAGTGAGGGAGAAGGGGAGCCACAGAATAAGCGCAAGTATTTCCTCCACACCTCGGCCCCTCTGGATTATGAAGCCGTCCGTGACTACAACGTGGTGATTGTGGCTGTGGActcaggcagccccagcttgTCCAGCAACAACTCCTTGCTGGTGCGGGTGGGGGACACTAATGACAACCCTCCCATGttcagccaggctgtgctggaggtcTCCTTCCCAGAGAACAACTTGCCTGGTGAGAGGGTGGCCACAGTGGTTGCCACAGATGCGGACAGTGGCAAGAATGCCGAGATCACCTATTCCTTGGAGGCCTCACCCCTCTcctcagaggcaccaggcagCATCTTCAGCATTGACCCCGACTCTGGGGATGTGTcggtgcaggcagtgctggacCGTGAGCAAAGGGACACCTATGAATTTCAGGTGACGGCCCGGGACAAGGGggtgccatccctgcagggctccaCCACAGTGGTGGTGCGGGTGTCGGACCGCAATGACAACGAGCCACGCTTCATGCAGGATGTGTTCACCTTCTATGTGAAAGAAAACCTGCAGCCCAACAGCCCCGTGGGCATGGTGACTGTGATGGACTTTGATAAGGGCCGCAATGCTGAGCTCAGCCTCTCCATTCAGCCTGGAGACCACGAACAGGCAGCTGGAATCTTCTCCATTGAGAATGACACTGGGACCATTTTCTCCACTGTCTCTTTTGACCGCGAGCAGCAGACCAGCTACACCTTTAAGGTGAAGGCAGTGGATGGGGGTGAGCCACCACGGTCTGCCACAGCCACCGTGTCTCTCTTTGTGATGGATGAGAACGACAATGCACCCACTGTCACCTTCCCCAGCAACAGCTCCTACACTGTGCTGCCACCCTCCAGCAACATGCGCACCGTGGTGGCCACAGTGGTTGCCACTGATGCTGACACAGGTCTCAACGCTGACCTCAACTACAGCATTGTTGGGGGCAACCCCTTCAAACTCTTTGAAATAGACCCGGCCAGTGGTGTGGTGTCACTGGTGGGCAAGTTGGCCCCCAAGCACTATGGCCTGCACCGCCTGGTTGTGCAGGTGAATGACAGTGGGCAGCCCCCCCAGtccaccactgccctgctccATGTCTTTGTCAACGAGAGCCTGTCCAACGCCACCGTGGTGGAGAGCCAGGTGGCTCGCAGCCTTCACACCCCACTGGCCCAGGACATTGCTGGCGATCCCAGCTATGAGCTGAGCAAGCAGAGGCTTAGCATAGTCATTGGCGTGGTGGCTGGCATCATGACCGTCATCCTTCTTATCCTCGTGGTGGTCATGGCCCGCTACTGCCGATCCAAGGGCAAGCATGGCTACGAGGCTGGCAAGAAGGACCATGAGGATTTCTTCACCCCCCAGCAGCACGACAAGGCCAAGAAGCCCAAGAAGGACaagaaaggcaagaagggcaaGCAGCCCCTCTACAGCAGCATTGTTACTGTCGAGGCTTCCAAGCCCAATGGGCAGCGCTACGACAGCGTGAACGAGAAGCTCTCGGACAGCCCTGGCATGGGCCGATATCGCTCGGTCAATGGTGGCCCAGGCAGCCCTGACCTGGCCAGGCACTACAAGTCGAGCTCACCGCTGCCCACGGTCCAGCTGCACCCACAGTCCCCCACTGCTGGCAAAAAGCACCAGGCCGTGCAGGACCTGCCCCCAGCAAACACCTTCGTGGGCGCTGGCGACAACATCTCCATCGGCTCGGACCATTGCTCCGAGTACAGCTGCCAGGCCAGCAGCAAGTACAGCAAGCAGGTAAGAGCGCTGCACCCCGCGGGCCCCAGCGCGCAGACACACGCACACAGAGCGGGCGAGGAGCAGGGATGCGCGTTCCCCGCCTCCCGCCCAGGCTCAGGCACACACCCCGTCCAGCTTCAGTGACCCGTTCAGTCTGGTGCCCCCGCCCCCCTCCCTCCAGGCAGGCAGTCAGGTGCACAGACCAACACACAGCACGAAGGAAGGACAGTCAGACATctttattactattactataaTTTTTATCATTGCCTCCGCTTATCAGACCCGGCAGCCAACCAGCCCGTCCGTGCAGGGGCAGGGGTCGCGGGGGCCGGGCTCTGTCGCCAGTCCCGACAGCGAAGTGTCAGGCAGCCTGAGATGCCTTTATCAGCCGCGAGCCCGGAGGCCAAACCCGGCGGTTTTGGGGGATCGAGGGGAGATCAGGACCCCGCAGCAGGCGGAGCCGCCATCCCCCTCCCGTTCCCCGCCTCCATCAGCCTGTCCCGGCACTTCCCCACCGGGATGCCTTCCCGGCCCTAGGGATGtgtcagctcctgctgaggAGGAAAGTTTCGCCTCGGCAGCCAGTTGTTTCGGGGAAAGGGGGGTGCTGCCTGCCTGACGCTTCCTAAAGCTGTGGGTGAGAGTGGATTTGCAGCCGCAGCGCTGAAGCGTTAATGGCTGTAATTACCGGGTCTTTCATTAGGACCAAAAGGCTTAAATAATCTACACAGCCTATCTGCGCTCTAATTCACACCACAGAGATTTGCACTCATTGCTGCAGTTGCTCTGAATACATATAAGCGTTAGTTTAGAATCGCACCTCAGTATATAATGttctcattcctttttttttttatgcccCTCTTGCCTATCTCGTGAAATTTCATTCACGCTGAGAGGCCCTAATTTGCTCGCCCAGCTGCTGCATAGCTCTGTTTGTAGTCGTGAGACCTCTCGGAGCGAGATGTGCCTTCAGGGGTGCCGCGAGTGGCTGGCTCTGGTCTCGGCTGTGTTGCCAGGGCTCGGTTCAGTGAAGCTCCGACAGCCCAAAACTGGTGATGGTAGGGACAGTCTTTACAGTCCTGGAAATAAGATAGGGATAGCACAGAGGGGAATCAAGCTTCCAGGTGAAGGCTGCCGTTTATTTTATAAGACGCTTATGCACCCTGAACAGAGGTCCCTCTTTTTTGGGGGAGTACTTTTTGAGTGATAGTAGGGATAAAATGACATCCTGAACGTTTCCTCAACTGCAATGCACATTACAACAGGAAGCTAGAGGCAAATGAATGCTGATTCATGTAACTACACATCCAAGTCTGGAACAGGGAAATTCCGACTTTCCGAGTTTCacaaaaatgctttcttttccaCTCATTAACGTGCAAATATGGTACACGATGACATTTTTTTATACTTTGAAATGTTTGCGAGTTTACTAAAACTGAGGTTTTAAAAGTGTTGCCAGTATTTGCATTCTGCTcagaaatacttaaaatataGTAGCATAAAACTAATTGTGTAAGCCACCCCCTCTTGTCTTTCAGGTCACCAAAACAGTGTGATTGTAATATCTACCAGTGCCTATGTATATGTGGCTATACAAGCCATACAGACTTATAGAACATTTGACATAGTAGCTTCTGTGTGACACATTTCATTAATGCTGTCCTAGAGAGTACATCACAATTTCAGTTTGAGAATAGTCAATTTTATACAAGAATCTgtataaaatacaaattaataAATTCTTTATCTTTCATCTCCTAAGGTTTATTATGCCATTTTAGCAAACACTGGAATAAAAGTAGCAGTGAAATATATGCTAATCACCTATCACTTCTTTATTGATACTTCATCTATAAACATATGGGTTATAATCTGCTAAAGTGTAGTTTAATTTCAGTGCAAAAGAATGATTTGCACTCTAAGAGTAGGAAAGGTAAAGGAATACTCATTAcaaatttctgtttttcttgatAAAACCCCCTCAAACTTATTTAAGATTATAATACAGTAATATATTTTGAATTACTTAATATATTCCAAGGATTTCTTTTGATACAAAATATATGAGAAAACTTAGTAGAAGAAAATGGCTTGATTGCACTTTTACAAAGTAGTGCATCTTGAATTGCTCCATTACTTGTTTGCCGCAAAGCAGTTTCTCAGTGTTGATAGTTCTCTTGTGTTAAATATTTAGCCTGTTAGGAATGTTCACTTATTCAAGTAGTTTATAGCCAGTATTCTAATGTcttatctatttatttttaaatatgtagAGAGTATTTTCACACTTGCGAAGCATGCAAATAAATTGGAAATTGTCCAAGAAAACAGTAAAGGTAGTGTTAAATAACAGACTTTATGGGAGAATCTATCAGTCACAAACCCTCTGTTTCCACTTTCTTATGTGTACTTGCCAGATTGTTGCTGAGTGACATTTGTATACTTTTGCTCATTTTACATAGTACTGAGGACATTAAGACTTGcataaacaataaataaaatgtatatttttcaCATCTCAAGCATTGACAGTGCAGTATTTCTCAGTTTAGCAGGCAAAACACCTGAGGATTTTTAACACCCAAACCACGTGAGCTCTTGTTCAGCACAATTGTTTGGAGAGAAATGAGAAGCAGATGCAGATTAGGGGTTCTGATGGGGGGTATATCAGATTGTTTCATAGTTCTGCTGTATTTCTGGAACAGAACCAGTAGCACAATGGTATGACTGTGGTAGGGACACTACTTTGAAATCTCTAAGACTGCCTTTATTTACTCATTGCCAGTTCCCTTTGTTCTAAGGAGACATTAGATAGTGTATAAAATTTTAGAACAAATAAGTGGACACAGCAGAACATACCTGCTCTAAGTTACTGGAGATGAGAGTGATGCTAATTTCCCATTAGTGTAATTAGAATTGGTAACTGATACTTTCCTATAACTACAATACAGCAGTCAGGAATAAAGTCTCTACTTACATGACCGACTGCTGAACCCCAGGGGACACAGGTTGTTTTCATTCCCATGATTTGATACTTAATTTTTAAGGTGTTGAATTAATTTCTTATATGAGTTTCAAAATACATCATGTTTGATACAGGACATTATAAAAGAACTTAATTGGAGAAAACTGCAAACAATTTGTAACTCTCCTTCTGACACCATGTCTTTATATacagtttaaaacaaaattctgtATTCAGTAGACTTCTGACATTTCACAGTCACTATTTTTAGGAGATCTTTAACGAGTTTAACTCTTATCCTTGTCTTACTTAGCATAGTATTACTCTGAAATATTCTTTTATCCTCTCTCTTATCAGTTCTCTCCTTTTCAGTAAAGCACTACAAATGTTTAAAACACTCAGCATTCCACAGGTCTTAATCACTTGCCAAAAGTTAAAGCTGTACTGAAGTGTTTTATTGAATGGGGATGAGTTTAAGTGTTTTTCTGGATCAGGGATTTAAAATTTGAAACCTCCAGGTGCTGCGCATTGCCTGTGAGGAGCCTGGATACTGGGATTTCCAGCAAAGACAGCCAAAGATAATGAAAGCTCAGTGCCTAAGGGGAATCACTTAACAGCTTGGAGAGCTACATACGTAATCATAGGTCTCATAATGAATTTTAATTGTAAATACttgtttattttatcatttAGTTACAGGTATAGTTTTGTAATATATACTTCACCTCTTTGTCTCACAGTGCAAAATAGTgtaatttcagttttatttcagTGAAAATTTTGATAGTGAATCTACATGTTACCAGTCACTCTTTGAAGAACAGGCCTTTTAAACTCTTTATGTTTCTTGGCCATCATCTTatcttggtttctttttttatttgctttattaaGAAATGATTATTGGCTTTTTAAAACACTTCAGCTATattgctgaggtgttttttttcttcttctattttTAAGAGATATTGGTCACTATAAGTGGAACTTAAAGAAACAGTAAAGGAATTCCTGCACATAATTATTTCTGTACTTCAGATATTGGCTTCTTAGCCTCTGTAATTCTTTGTGAAAAATCCCAACACCTTTTCTCATTGAAAATGTACTGTTtcatgaagaaaaatgtttatcAAATCAGTGTGCTGACACTCTAATCAAAATTATATGCATTTTCTTAAAGTCTTACTTTCCTGAAAGTGAAATacatagaaattattttctggaaaaaaaaaatccttgttcAGTAGCCagttaatttatttaataaaatttcAAACATTAATCAGTCTGCTGCAATATTGCAGAAGCATTTTGACTAGTTGGCTATCATGTATGTCAATCTATAAACTAAATGGATCAATTTCCCCATAAACATGCACAAATACCCAGCAGCCCTAATAGGACCCCAAATTCATCCATTAAGGAGGCAATCAGTTTAACTACACAGGAGGGCATCATCTTTCCTCTTGTTTAtgtacagacacacacacacacacccagagACTTATCTCAAAGGCTATTTTTTATATTCCCAAACACCtctaaagaataattttttcccaACTTTAAGCTAAGCAAATACACTAcagtataataataataaaaataatgttattGTGGCACTAACTGccatgttaaaaaaaagagaacattgTTATTGAGTAGAAACCTTTACATTGGTGACTTTTTTCATGCATTTAACTTTCATACTCTTTTGTGAAAAACGTACAGAAGTATTTTCAATTTTCTGTTCTCATTTTGCATTATGttaaatattttacaattaGTTTTTAAAAGTGACCCACATTTCACCTTCAGTAGCAAATTATGATGAGAGAGGGGCTAATTAAACATGAAATGGATGTATCATTGATGCTTTAATTATCTTTATTTAACAGAAAGTGTTCCACTGATAAgtgcagcttttatttttttcctctccagtaAAATCATCTTGTACAGTGCACAAATGACTAAGTTACCACTGAATCATTCTGCACTCCCAGGAGATGTACAGAGCCAAAAGGGACAGGATCTGAGTAAAGGAGGATACATGCTCTGAATAAGTAAAGAACTGTACTATTATAGGCAAAGGGTAGCAAGAAACATCTTTAAAAGGATAGAATCTGATTTATCAACTCAGACAGCTCTCTGGCATTATACATGGAGAACTTGGGTTATAACCATGGTTAGGAGCTTTACTATTGCTGTCAGTCTTTATGTT contains:
- the PCDH7 gene encoding protocadherin-7 isoform X5; the encoded protein is MRKMRTLLRFVHCCCCCFLLLLPPPLRVSLAAAKQLLKYRLAEEGPADIRIGNVAADLGIVTGSGEVTFSLESGSDYLKIDNMTGELSTTERRIDREKLPQCQMIFDENECFLDFEVSVIGPSQSWVDLFEGRVIILDINDNTPTFPSPVLTLTVEENRPVGTLYLLPTATDRDFGRNGIERYELLQEPGGDGGRRGGGGGGGGGGSAAAAPESAPFAGGSKRRQEAEAAARSSVFELQVADTLDGEKQPQLIVKGALDREQRDSYELSLRVRDGGDPARSSQAILRVLITDVNDNSPRFEKSVYEADLAENSSPGTPILQLRATDLDVGVNGQIEYVFGAATESVRRLLRLDETSGWLSVLHRIDREEVNQLRFTVMARDRGQPPKTDKATVVLNIRDENDNVPTIDIRKIGRIPLRDGVASVAEDVLVDTPIALVQVSDRDQGENGVVTCTVVGDVPFQLKPASEGEGEPQNKRKYFLHTSAPLDYEAVRDYNVVIVAVDSGSPSLSSNNSLLVRVGDTNDNPPMFSQAVLEVSFPENNLPGERVATVVATDADSGKNAEITYSLEASPLSSEAPGSIFSIDPDSGDVSVQAVLDREQRDTYEFQVTARDKGVPSLQGSTTVVVRVSDRNDNEPRFMQDVFTFYVKENLQPNSPVGMVTVMDFDKGRNAELSLSIQPGDHEQAAGIFSIENDTGTIFSTVSFDREQQTSYTFKVKAVDGGEPPRSATATVSLFVMDENDNAPTVTFPSNSSYTVLPPSSNMRTVVATVVATDADTGLNADLNYSIVGGNPFKLFEIDPASGVVSLVGKLAPKHYGLHRLVVQVNDSGQPPQSTTALLHVFVNESLSNATVVESQVARSLHTPLAQDIAGDPSYELSKQRLSIVIGVVAGIMTVILLILVVVMARYCRSKGKHGYEAGKKDHEDFFTPQQHDKAKKPKKDKKGKKGKQPLYSSIVTVEASKPNGQRYDSVNEKLSDSPGMGRYRSVNGGPGSPDLARHYKSSSPLPTVQLHPQSPTAGKKHQAVQDLPPANTFVGAGDNISIGSDHCSEYSCQASSKYSKQVDTVQTTQHPGHIEESCKMNPFRRVTFSVVSQPQDPHQGSLQSCYDSGLEESETPSNSRPLPDVALTGKCTRECDEYGHSDSCWMPVRTSPERKQKSQPKLSTFMPVDERGSQEKLANGEASLMGDRNRNLLNKKLTSSYETFSAASFSKNEEGNPEDIPLTQTGEYKPSPVNTLTRREVYL
- the PCDH7 gene encoding protocadherin-7 isoform X2 encodes the protein MRKMRTLLRFVHCCCCCFLLLLPPPLRVSLAAAKQLLKYRLAEEGPADIRIGNVAADLGIVTGSGEVTFSLESGSDYLKIDNMTGELSTTERRIDREKLPQCQMIFDENECFLDFEVSVIGPSQSWVDLFEGRVIILDINDNTPTFPSPVLTLTVEENRPVGTLYLLPTATDRDFGRNGIERYELLQEPGGDGGRRGGGGGGGGGGSAAAAPESAPFAGGSKRRQEAEAAARSSVFELQVADTLDGEKQPQLIVKGALDREQRDSYELSLRVRDGGDPARSSQAILRVLITDVNDNSPRFEKSVYEADLAENSSPGTPILQLRATDLDVGVNGQIEYVFGAATESVRRLLRLDETSGWLSVLHRIDREEVNQLRFTVMARDRGQPPKTDKATVVLNIRDENDNVPTIDIRKIGRIPLRDGVASVAEDVLVDTPIALVQVSDRDQGENGVVTCTVVGDVPFQLKPASEGEGEPQNKRKYFLHTSAPLDYEAVRDYNVVIVAVDSGSPSLSSNNSLLVRVGDTNDNPPMFSQAVLEVSFPENNLPGERVATVVATDADSGKNAEITYSLEASPLSSEAPGSIFSIDPDSGDVSVQAVLDREQRDTYEFQVTARDKGVPSLQGSTTVVVRVSDRNDNEPRFMQDVFTFYVKENLQPNSPVGMVTVMDFDKGRNAELSLSIQPGDHEQAAGIFSIENDTGTIFSTVSFDREQQTSYTFKVKAVDGGEPPRSATATVSLFVMDENDNAPTVTFPSNSSYTVLPPSSNMRTVVATVVATDADTGLNADLNYSIVGGNPFKLFEIDPASGVVSLVGKLAPKHYGLHRLVVQVNDSGQPPQSTTALLHVFVNESLSNATVVESQVARSLHTPLAQDIAGDPSYELSKQRLSIVIGVVAGIMTVILLILVVVMARYCRSKGKHGYEAGKKDHEDFFTPQQHDKAKKPKKDKKGKKGKQPLYSSIVTVEASKPNGQRYDSVNEKLSDSPGMGRYRSVNGGPGSPDLARHYKSSSPLPTVQLHPQSPTAGKKHQAVQDLPPANTFVGAGDNISIGSDHCSEYSCQASSKYSKQVDTVQTTQHPGHIEESCKMNPFRRVTFSVVSQPQDPHQGSLQSCYDSGLEESETPSSKSSSGPRLGALPLPEDNYERTTPDGSVDSRPLPDVALTGKCTRECDEYGHSDSCWMPVRTSPERKQKSQPKLSTFMPVDERGSQEKLANGEASLMGDRNRNLLNKKLTSSYETFSAASFSKNEEGNPEDIPLTQTGEYKPSPVNTLTRREVYL
- the PCDH7 gene encoding protocadherin-7 isoform X3, with the protein product MRKMRTLLRFVHCCCCCFLLLLPPPLRVSLAAAKQLLKYRLAEEGPADIRIGNVAADLGIVTGSGEVTFSLESGSDYLKIDNMTGELSTTERRIDREKLPQCQMIFDENECFLDFEVSVIGPSQSWVDLFEGRVIILDINDNTPTFPSPVLTLTVEENRPVGTLYLLPTATDRDFGRNGIERYELLQEPGGDGGRRGGGGGGGGGGSAAAAPESAPFAGGSKRRQEAEAAARSSVFELQVADTLDGEKQPQLIVKGALDREQRDSYELSLRVRDGGDPARSSQAILRVLITDVNDNSPRFEKSVYEADLAENSSPGTPILQLRATDLDVGVNGQIEYVFGAATESVRRLLRLDETSGWLSVLHRIDREEVNQLRFTVMARDRGQPPKTDKATVVLNIRDENDNVPTIDIRKIGRIPLRDGVASVAEDVLVDTPIALVQVSDRDQGENGVVTCTVVGDVPFQLKPASEGEGEPQNKRKYFLHTSAPLDYEAVRDYNVVIVAVDSGSPSLSSNNSLLVRVGDTNDNPPMFSQAVLEVSFPENNLPGERVATVVATDADSGKNAEITYSLEASPLSSEAPGSIFSIDPDSGDVSVQAVLDREQRDTYEFQVTARDKGVPSLQGSTTVVVRVSDRNDNEPRFMQDVFTFYVKENLQPNSPVGMVTVMDFDKGRNAELSLSIQPGDHEQAAGIFSIENDTGTIFSTVSFDREQQTSYTFKVKAVDGGEPPRSATATVSLFVMDENDNAPTVTFPSNSSYTVLPPSSNMRTVVATVVATDADTGLNADLNYSIVGGNPFKLFEIDPASGVVSLVGKLAPKHYGLHRLVVQVNDSGQPPQSTTALLHVFVNESLSNATVVESQVARSLHTPLAQDIAGDPSYELSKQRLSIVIGVVAGIMTVILLILVVVMARYCRSKGKHGYEAGKKDHEDFFTPQQHDKAKKPKKDKKGKKGKQPLYSSIVTVEASKPNGQRYDSVNEKLSDSPGMGRYRSVNGGPGSPDLARHYKSSSPLPTVQLHPQSPTAGKKHQAVQDLPPANTFVGAGDNISIGSDHCSEYSCQASSKYSKQPFRRVTFSVVSQPQDPHQGSLQSCYDSGLEESETPSSKSSSGPRLGALPLPEDNYERTTPDGSVGEAEHMENDSRPLPDVALTGKCTRECDEYGHSDSCWMPVRTSPERKQKSQPKLSTFMPVDERGSQEKLANGEASLMGDRNRNLLNKKLTSSYETFSAASFSKNEEGNPEDIPLTQTGEYKPSPVNTLTRREVYL
- the PCDH7 gene encoding protocadherin-7 isoform X1; protein product: MRKMRTLLRFVHCCCCCFLLLLPPPLRVSLAAAKQLLKYRLAEEGPADIRIGNVAADLGIVTGSGEVTFSLESGSDYLKIDNMTGELSTTERRIDREKLPQCQMIFDENECFLDFEVSVIGPSQSWVDLFEGRVIILDINDNTPTFPSPVLTLTVEENRPVGTLYLLPTATDRDFGRNGIERYELLQEPGGDGGRRGGGGGGGGGGSAAAAPESAPFAGGSKRRQEAEAAARSSVFELQVADTLDGEKQPQLIVKGALDREQRDSYELSLRVRDGGDPARSSQAILRVLITDVNDNSPRFEKSVYEADLAENSSPGTPILQLRATDLDVGVNGQIEYVFGAATESVRRLLRLDETSGWLSVLHRIDREEVNQLRFTVMARDRGQPPKTDKATVVLNIRDENDNVPTIDIRKIGRIPLRDGVASVAEDVLVDTPIALVQVSDRDQGENGVVTCTVVGDVPFQLKPASEGEGEPQNKRKYFLHTSAPLDYEAVRDYNVVIVAVDSGSPSLSSNNSLLVRVGDTNDNPPMFSQAVLEVSFPENNLPGERVATVVATDADSGKNAEITYSLEASPLSSEAPGSIFSIDPDSGDVSVQAVLDREQRDTYEFQVTARDKGVPSLQGSTTVVVRVSDRNDNEPRFMQDVFTFYVKENLQPNSPVGMVTVMDFDKGRNAELSLSIQPGDHEQAAGIFSIENDTGTIFSTVSFDREQQTSYTFKVKAVDGGEPPRSATATVSLFVMDENDNAPTVTFPSNSSYTVLPPSSNMRTVVATVVATDADTGLNADLNYSIVGGNPFKLFEIDPASGVVSLVGKLAPKHYGLHRLVVQVNDSGQPPQSTTALLHVFVNESLSNATVVESQVARSLHTPLAQDIAGDPSYELSKQRLSIVIGVVAGIMTVILLILVVVMARYCRSKGKHGYEAGKKDHEDFFTPQQHDKAKKPKKDKKGKKGKQPLYSSIVTVEASKPNGQRYDSVNEKLSDSPGMGRYRSVNGGPGSPDLARHYKSSSPLPTVQLHPQSPTAGKKHQAVQDLPPANTFVGAGDNISIGSDHCSEYSCQASSKYSKQVDTVQTTQHPGHIEESCKMNPFRRVTFSVVSQPQDPHQGSLQSCYDSGLEESETPSSKSSSGPRLGALPLPEDNYERTTPDGSVGEAEHMENDSRPLPDVALTGKCTRECDEYGHSDSCWMPVRTSPERKQKSQPKLSTFMPVDERGSQEKLANGEASLMGDRNRNLLNKKLTSSYETFSAASFSKNEEGNPEDIPLTQTGEYKPSPVNTLTRREVYL